In a single window of the Solea solea chromosome 14, fSolSol10.1, whole genome shotgun sequence genome:
- the LOC131472752 gene encoding solute carrier family 4 member 11-like isoform X1, whose translation MKTKKELDAMSEVTVNRFAEEAPSTGRSKNGYAFQEMELKDGEKEDCEDSPVHHKDHIYDEMQISVPDTEGPGFGLLNTTRKYVKPMDFQEEVRAHRDLDSFLSQATILLDESAATLDAVLRRMLTHMAEEGLSGCDVDEVMNSLFTDAGGKEFNVHLLSETIQGVTSTSTGVQYQHSWLCILANVRSLQRRHVCVTRLDRPQNWGANCCEARYVILILAPPRTKSTKTAIELGRTFATMFSDISFRQKLLEAQTQEDFKQELVYQRQQLSVVSEKPVIEEVEDSDPRKGKALKFTDFLKAGKGIYNDLRRRLPLYPSDFTDGITGEDRSLLKYTTTAIFLYIAILLPAIAFGSLNDESTRGEIDVQKTIVGQSIGGIIYALLAGSPLVIPLTTAPLAIFISVIRGICDDYDLDFDAFYACIGLWNSLFLILGGLFNVSLVMKLFKRSTEEVIALFISIAFVGDAVKGTVKIFQHFYHEPILATTNSTAVLQQINHILEKTKNQTEIALTSHNETGSLLEHAEGHALVFLPESLVLCTRERPILCLLLMLGTLWLGYTLYLIKRSPYLNAKVREVVSDCALPTSVLICSFIGSYLFLDIQLPVFSVHDGPIFNFPPFERLTGLNTLSAVGLGFLLALLIFIDQNIVISLTHVPEHKLLKGTAFHWDLMLTGFINILMSCLGLPWMHAAFPHSSLHARQLAKVEQHVENGHLYSTIVSVKETRLTALTANILIGLSAFMLPIPLQWIPKPVLYGLFLYIAATSLDGNQMVDRMALLLKEQTSYPPTHYIRRVPQRKVHFFTGLQMIQLIVLCVFGMYPLPYMKMVFPLLMILLVPVRTSLLPRVIDAKYLDIMDAQHM comes from the exons AAGCTCCGTCCACCGGGAGGTCCAAGAATGGATACGCTTTCCAAGAGATGG AGCTGAAggatggagagaaggaggaTTGTGAGGATTCACCTGTTCATCACAAGGACCACATCTATGACGAGATGCAGATTAGTgtgccag ACACCGAAGGCCCTGGATTTGGGCTTTTAAATACAACAAGAAAA TATGTGAAGCCAATGGACTTCCAGGAGGAGGTGCGTGCCCACAGAGACCTGGACAGCTTCCTGTCCCAGGCCACCATCCTTTTGGATGAAAGCGCTGCCACTCTGGATGCGGTCCTGAGGAGAATGCTGACTCACATGGCGGAGGAGGGACTCAGCGGCTGTGACGTGGACGAGGTCATGAACTCGCTTTTCACAGATGCGGGAGGAAAGGAGTTTAATG TTCACCTTCTGTCAGAGACGATTCAGGGCGTGACCTCGACTTCCACCGGAGTTCAGTACCAGCATTCTTGGCTCTGCATCCT CGCCAATGTGCGGAGCCTGCAGAGACGCCACGTCTGCGTCACTCGCCTGGACCGGCCGCAGAACTGGGGGGCCAACTGCTGCGAGGCTCGCTATGTCATCCTTATCCTGGCCCCGCCTAGAACG AAAAGCACCAAGACGGCCATTGAACTGGGTCGAACATTTGCCACGATGTTCTCTGACATTTCCTTCAGGCAGAAGCTTCTGGAGGCCCAAACCCAGGAGGACTTCAAACAGGAGCTGGTCTACCAGCGGCAGCAGCTCTCCGTGGTCAGCGAGAAGCCGGTCatagaggaggtggaggactCAGATCCTCGTAAAGGCAAAGCACTTAAG TTCACAGATTTCCTCAAAGCTGGAAAAGGTATCTACAACGACCTCCGCCGCAGACTCCCTCTCTACCCCTCAGACTTCACAGACG GTATAACAGGGGAAGACCGCTCTTTGCTGAAGTACACCACCACTGCTATATTCCTCTACATCGCCATCCTCCTGCCCGCCATTGCCTTTGGCTCGCTCAACGACGAAAGCACGCGAGGAGAGATAG atgTGCAGAAAACCATAGTCGGGCAGAGCATCGGCGGCATCATCTACGCTCTGTTGGCTGGTTCACCACTTGTCATTCCACTCACCACTGCACCTCTGGCCATTTTCATAAGTG TCATCAGGGGCATCTGTGACGACTACGACCTTGACTTTGATGCGTTCTACGCCTGCATCGGACTGTGGAACAGTTTGTTCCTCATCCTTGGCGGCTTATTCAATGTCAGCCTGGTGATGAAACTCTTCAAACG CTCAACAGAGGAAGTTATTGCATTGTTCATCTCCATAGCGTTCGTTGGGGACGCGGTGAAAGGCACCGTCAAAA TTTTCCAGCACTTCTACCACGAGCCCATCCTGGCGACCACCAACAGCACAGCGGTGCTTCAGCAGATCAATCACATTCTTGAGAAGACAAAGAACCAGACGGAAATCGCGCTTACGTCTCATAACGAGACGGGTTCTCTGCTGGAACATGCTGAAGGACACGCGTTAGTCTTCCTGCCCGAGTCTTTGGTGCTATGCACACGAGAAAGGCCGATCCTGTGCCTGCTGCTCATGTTGGGGACCCTGTGGCTGGGTTACACCCTCTATCTGATCAAGCGGAG CCCGTATCTGAACGCCAAAGTCAGAGAGGTGGTGTCCGACTGTGCTCTGCCCACCTCCGTGTTGATATGCTCCTTTATTGGCTCCTACCTTTTCCTTGATATTCAGC TTCCCGTGTTCAGCGTCCACGACGGCCCCATCTTCAACTTCCCTCCGTTTGAAAGGCTGACAGGACTGAACACACTGAGCGCAGTCGGACTGGGTTTTCTGCTCGCGTTGCTCATCTTTATCGACCAGAACATCGTCATCTCGCTCACGCACGTACCGGAACACAA GTTGCTAAAAGGCACAGCCTTTCACTGGGACCTGATGCTGACTGGTTTCATCAACATCCTGATGTCCTGTCTGGGGTTGCCATGGATGCACGCCGCCTTCCCACATTCCTCCCTGCACGCCCGTCAGCTGGCCAAAGTGGAACAGCACGTGGAGAACGGACACCTCTACTCAAC CATCGTCAGCGTGAAGGAAACTCGCTTAACGGCGCTGACTGCCAACATCTTGATCGGCCTCTCCGCCTTCATGCTGCCCATTCCCCTGCAGTGGATCCCCAAGCCCGTCCTCTACGGCCTCTTCCTCTACATTGCAGCCACTTCACTTGATGGCAACCAGATGGTGGACCGCATGGCTCTGCTGCTTAAGGAACAG ACGTCGTATCCTCCCACCCACTACATCCGCCGGGTGCCACAAAGGAAGGTTCACTTCTTCACAGGCTTGCAGATGATCCAGCTTATCGTCCTGTGTGTGTTCGGGATGTATCCCCTGCCCTACATGAAGATGGTCTTCCCACTTCTGATGATCCTGCTCGTCCCTGTCAG gACGAGCCTGCTCCCCAGAGTGATCGACGCCAAGTACCTGGACATCATGGATGCCCAGCACATGTAG
- the LOC131472752 gene encoding solute carrier family 4 member 11-like isoform X2: MEATKVLHFVPSEAPSTGRSKNGYAFQEMELKDGEKEDCEDSPVHHKDHIYDEMQISVPDTEGPGFGLLNTTRKYVKPMDFQEEVRAHRDLDSFLSQATILLDESAATLDAVLRRMLTHMAEEGLSGCDVDEVMNSLFTDAGGKEFNVHLLSETIQGVTSTSTGVQYQHSWLCILANVRSLQRRHVCVTRLDRPQNWGANCCEARYVILILAPPRTKSTKTAIELGRTFATMFSDISFRQKLLEAQTQEDFKQELVYQRQQLSVVSEKPVIEEVEDSDPRKGKALKFTDFLKAGKGIYNDLRRRLPLYPSDFTDGITGEDRSLLKYTTTAIFLYIAILLPAIAFGSLNDESTRGEIDVQKTIVGQSIGGIIYALLAGSPLVIPLTTAPLAIFISVIRGICDDYDLDFDAFYACIGLWNSLFLILGGLFNVSLVMKLFKRSTEEVIALFISIAFVGDAVKGTVKIFQHFYHEPILATTNSTAVLQQINHILEKTKNQTEIALTSHNETGSLLEHAEGHALVFLPESLVLCTRERPILCLLLMLGTLWLGYTLYLIKRSPYLNAKVREVVSDCALPTSVLICSFIGSYLFLDIQLPVFSVHDGPIFNFPPFERLTGLNTLSAVGLGFLLALLIFIDQNIVISLTHVPEHKLLKGTAFHWDLMLTGFINILMSCLGLPWMHAAFPHSSLHARQLAKVEQHVENGHLYSTIVSVKETRLTALTANILIGLSAFMLPIPLQWIPKPVLYGLFLYIAATSLDGNQMVDRMALLLKEQTSYPPTHYIRRVPQRKVHFFTGLQMIQLIVLCVFGMYPLPYMKMVFPLLMILLVPVRTSLLPRVIDAKYLDIMDAQHM, encoded by the exons atGGAAGCCACAAAGGTCCTCCATTTTGTGCCATCTG AAGCTCCGTCCACCGGGAGGTCCAAGAATGGATACGCTTTCCAAGAGATGG AGCTGAAggatggagagaaggaggaTTGTGAGGATTCACCTGTTCATCACAAGGACCACATCTATGACGAGATGCAGATTAGTgtgccag ACACCGAAGGCCCTGGATTTGGGCTTTTAAATACAACAAGAAAA TATGTGAAGCCAATGGACTTCCAGGAGGAGGTGCGTGCCCACAGAGACCTGGACAGCTTCCTGTCCCAGGCCACCATCCTTTTGGATGAAAGCGCTGCCACTCTGGATGCGGTCCTGAGGAGAATGCTGACTCACATGGCGGAGGAGGGACTCAGCGGCTGTGACGTGGACGAGGTCATGAACTCGCTTTTCACAGATGCGGGAGGAAAGGAGTTTAATG TTCACCTTCTGTCAGAGACGATTCAGGGCGTGACCTCGACTTCCACCGGAGTTCAGTACCAGCATTCTTGGCTCTGCATCCT CGCCAATGTGCGGAGCCTGCAGAGACGCCACGTCTGCGTCACTCGCCTGGACCGGCCGCAGAACTGGGGGGCCAACTGCTGCGAGGCTCGCTATGTCATCCTTATCCTGGCCCCGCCTAGAACG AAAAGCACCAAGACGGCCATTGAACTGGGTCGAACATTTGCCACGATGTTCTCTGACATTTCCTTCAGGCAGAAGCTTCTGGAGGCCCAAACCCAGGAGGACTTCAAACAGGAGCTGGTCTACCAGCGGCAGCAGCTCTCCGTGGTCAGCGAGAAGCCGGTCatagaggaggtggaggactCAGATCCTCGTAAAGGCAAAGCACTTAAG TTCACAGATTTCCTCAAAGCTGGAAAAGGTATCTACAACGACCTCCGCCGCAGACTCCCTCTCTACCCCTCAGACTTCACAGACG GTATAACAGGGGAAGACCGCTCTTTGCTGAAGTACACCACCACTGCTATATTCCTCTACATCGCCATCCTCCTGCCCGCCATTGCCTTTGGCTCGCTCAACGACGAAAGCACGCGAGGAGAGATAG atgTGCAGAAAACCATAGTCGGGCAGAGCATCGGCGGCATCATCTACGCTCTGTTGGCTGGTTCACCACTTGTCATTCCACTCACCACTGCACCTCTGGCCATTTTCATAAGTG TCATCAGGGGCATCTGTGACGACTACGACCTTGACTTTGATGCGTTCTACGCCTGCATCGGACTGTGGAACAGTTTGTTCCTCATCCTTGGCGGCTTATTCAATGTCAGCCTGGTGATGAAACTCTTCAAACG CTCAACAGAGGAAGTTATTGCATTGTTCATCTCCATAGCGTTCGTTGGGGACGCGGTGAAAGGCACCGTCAAAA TTTTCCAGCACTTCTACCACGAGCCCATCCTGGCGACCACCAACAGCACAGCGGTGCTTCAGCAGATCAATCACATTCTTGAGAAGACAAAGAACCAGACGGAAATCGCGCTTACGTCTCATAACGAGACGGGTTCTCTGCTGGAACATGCTGAAGGACACGCGTTAGTCTTCCTGCCCGAGTCTTTGGTGCTATGCACACGAGAAAGGCCGATCCTGTGCCTGCTGCTCATGTTGGGGACCCTGTGGCTGGGTTACACCCTCTATCTGATCAAGCGGAG CCCGTATCTGAACGCCAAAGTCAGAGAGGTGGTGTCCGACTGTGCTCTGCCCACCTCCGTGTTGATATGCTCCTTTATTGGCTCCTACCTTTTCCTTGATATTCAGC TTCCCGTGTTCAGCGTCCACGACGGCCCCATCTTCAACTTCCCTCCGTTTGAAAGGCTGACAGGACTGAACACACTGAGCGCAGTCGGACTGGGTTTTCTGCTCGCGTTGCTCATCTTTATCGACCAGAACATCGTCATCTCGCTCACGCACGTACCGGAACACAA GTTGCTAAAAGGCACAGCCTTTCACTGGGACCTGATGCTGACTGGTTTCATCAACATCCTGATGTCCTGTCTGGGGTTGCCATGGATGCACGCCGCCTTCCCACATTCCTCCCTGCACGCCCGTCAGCTGGCCAAAGTGGAACAGCACGTGGAGAACGGACACCTCTACTCAAC CATCGTCAGCGTGAAGGAAACTCGCTTAACGGCGCTGACTGCCAACATCTTGATCGGCCTCTCCGCCTTCATGCTGCCCATTCCCCTGCAGTGGATCCCCAAGCCCGTCCTCTACGGCCTCTTCCTCTACATTGCAGCCACTTCACTTGATGGCAACCAGATGGTGGACCGCATGGCTCTGCTGCTTAAGGAACAG ACGTCGTATCCTCCCACCCACTACATCCGCCGGGTGCCACAAAGGAAGGTTCACTTCTTCACAGGCTTGCAGATGATCCAGCTTATCGTCCTGTGTGTGTTCGGGATGTATCCCCTGCCCTACATGAAGATGGTCTTCCCACTTCTGATGATCCTGCTCGTCCCTGTCAG gACGAGCCTGCTCCCCAGAGTGATCGACGCCAAGTACCTGGACATCATGGATGCCCAGCACATGTAG